The stretch of DNA gcaCAGCAAGATTAAGAAAgctgcctaaagtcacacagcaaagAGGGCATTCGCAGGGCCACATGGTCTCGTTCCCAGCGCAGGAGTCCCCGGCCTTCTCTGCTTCTCTAGCTGCCTCTCAGGGTCCAGCTGTAACTATCATTTTGAACGTAATACAAAGTCTCCTTCTAGAGAGCCTAGAAGCCTCTAGAAGCCTAGAGCCTCTggtggaggctcagtggtaaataatccacctgccaatgcaggagacaccggtttgatccctgatccgggaagatcccacaagtcgagcagcagctaagcctgtgtacaactactgagccttgctctagagtccaggagctgcaactacggaCGTGCAAACGCTAAGGAGCCTCTGCTCCACAAGAATAGAAGCTGccaaaatgagaagcccatgcaccgcaacgagGGAAAAGCCTATGCAGCAAGGAAGATCCagcacggccaaataaataaataaaactaaaaaaaccaCCAGAAACAAAGTctccttccaattaaaaaaataagtaaataagtagtaaaaatgaatcactagtagcataaaaccaaaacaaacaaaacgtgGCAAAGCTGAATCCCCTGCTCACAGCAGAATGAACGGGATGGTGGTTCTCCATGAACTGCTCCTTATTGTCCTTGGCGTATTCAAACAACGTGTAGGTCATGGCCGTCCCGAGGTGGACTTCCACTGCTTCCTGTAACTTGGCTAATATGCTCTGTTTCACATCTGACGATCTGCAATGCACAAGAAATACACCgctaagagaaaagtaaaaaagggAGTTACCATGACTGAAATGACAAAGTAACAGTACTCACATGGTGTTGTTAAAAAAGGCATTCATGGATATGATGGGAGGTGTCTGCGGATAGGTTTCTGTCCAGGAAATCTCTATGAGGAAGGCTTTGGGATCCCCGTTTTCACCTATCTGAAGAAAAGGGGAATCTTAGGCTTGTAAAAAGCTCTACAAAGGCAGAATATTAAATGATGATTGTTAAAATGATGACCTCAAAAGCTTGTGATCAGATCGGAAATGTCGTTATTTTGAAAAGTTCAAGGGGGACGAGCTAAGACCCGGGGGGTGAGGGCAGTGTAAACGTGTGTGACTTTTAACCCGCTCTGAGCCTGTTTTAACAGCTTTGGTTGATGTCCAGggcctgcctccagtctttcccagcagcaactATATGTCTTATACATACAGTTTTTATACCATCAAAGATCACTGAGGACAAAGGTGAGGACAACAACcgtggagaaaaggaagagaatagaTAAAATCCACACACTTGAAATACCTCATCTTTCCCTTCAGTTTTCCAGCTGCTAAATCATAATAGACATTAAGAGCATGTAAATGGATAGGCATTAATCAGCACAATCCcaagaaactagaaaatgaaatgtaaaattcagagaaataaagGGCAGAGAGATAAGGAAGAAGTGCCTTAGCCTGGATGACAACTcctaaatttttctctttttgtttattctatttttgaggtataattgacacagATTATGTTATTTTCAGGTGCATATGACATAATGGTTTGACATTTGTATacactgcaaaatgatcaccacaatgaatttagttaacatccatcaacACACACAgttatagtttttttttgttatgatgagaacttttatgatctattctcttagcaactttcgaATACACAATAGGGTATTATCAACTGCAGTCGCCATGCTGTACACAATATCCCCAGGacttataattggaagtttataTCTTTAAACAGCCTATTTGACCTGAGCTGCTTAaagatctcttttttttcttttgctttccccagctttttattttgaaaacttttacaGAAAAGCTGGAATACAACAATGAACACTACGCACACTTCACTGCGTACAAATCCATCAGTGTCTACACGACAGGACACCCACATGTCCTGCAACATCCTCAGTGAGTAACTGCTGGTTTGGCGCAGACACGGGGAGGACGGGGGGCTGTCCCATTCGCTAGGGTAGGGGGGCCATGGATGGGGAAGTCTGGGCAGGTGACTGGAGGCAGAGAAGGGCCTAGTGGCCACTAAGTCTCCGTTGTTCTGTATGTGGGGTGGTGTGAGGACTGTGGAGCTTGAAAGAGAATTGAGAAGCAGTGAGCAGAGAGGGGACTTTCTGAAGGAAATAACTATAAAGGATTTATTTCCTGTGAGGTCAGTAACAATCATGCATAAGGATCAATTTATTGTAAATGGTGACAATGTCAACAACCATAAACCTTTCCTAAgtcttttacaaaaaaaaatacttcctCTACCACCCACCACTACTTAACAATTTGGATAAATGGTCTATATTATTTGTTTATGAAATCAAATACTGGTGCTGTTCCATGCCGAAAAAGAATTATAAGCAAcctgtattttaaagaaaaattgacaTTTCATTATATGTGAAAAATTTTCACACATGTTGATAACATAGAACTACAAAAATATCAACTTTTCTTTACTAAGCTGTAAAGCAGTAAGAAGAAAACTAGGCTTGGCCTAGAGACCTGGATTTTAACCCTAACATTTGTCAATATCGCTGTGGAAACTTGGGAAGTCAGGGCTGAGATGCTATCTTTAAGGTAAGAAGGTAAAAACCACAATTTCTAACGTGTCTtccatttctaatattttatatttctcttataATAAACACACATTTATCTTACTTTGAAAAAGCTTCTGAATTAAGTTTTCAAAGTTTGAAAATAACTGATGTCATGGTgatgagttttcattttcatttaaatgtgtCAGCAAATCCAAAGACATAGTAAATGTAagccactaaattaaaaaaaaaaaaaaaacagcatttaaaaaaacaacttccCAACAAAGCAGTAAGTGCTCCTATTCATGTCAGGTCTTACCCTGTATTGAAATGAAACTGGACTTAATTCCCGGAAACTTTCATCTCCTTCATAAATAGAGCGTAATGCCTCCAGTTCCATCtgaaagaaatgaattaaaagGGTTTTGTTTAATCGTACAAATGGATTAGAAATAGAACATAAATTTATGTCCACAGTCACACAATTCTTGAAGCCTGAAGGAACTAATAAGAATGAACAAATGGAGAAAAGCTGAAAGGAACCAGTCAGCGTGAGAAGAGGAGGTCTGAAAGACTGGGCAAGAAAATGGTCTTCAAACATCTGAAAATCGGTCCTATGAAAGAAGAATCGAATTTTATTGTTAAATGGAGATCTGGTTCTCACTGCAGGAATTTTGCTTCAGTATATCTGAGACAGAGAGCAGGCATTTGTTTTACTAACAACTGCCCAAATGGTTCTAGGTGGTGGTCCCCGGGCCAAACTGGAAGGAACATTACACTGTACACTGCACGCTTCACAGTAAGAACTGTTCAAGCCTTAGCTTAGAAACTAACCTGGCAAGAGTATTTTAGAAGCATTTGGACATCATGGCTTGTGGGTCTTCTTTAAAGGTAACTTCCAACCCCGAGATACCATTACTTCTATCATGTACTGATAAAAGTGCTAACTTTCAAGCAGTATATTCTAAATGAAGAGTGAGACTGGGATTATTTATCTAGGAGACTGGGATTCTAGACCTGATTTTACCACAAACTCACTGTGCAGCCCTGGGACTGTCACTTTATGTTTGTAGACCCTTCTTCTCATCTGTACACATTACACATTTAGAAGCTCCCTCTAGAGATGACCTGGAGCATCCCTTCCAACTCTCATGTCATATGATTCAATGTCAAAGTGGCATTTCATGGGAAAATACCGAGTGTAAACCATACAACTACCCTAGTACATGGATGCTCAAAACAGACTTCGTATCTGCTGGAAAACCATCAGGTGGATAAATGATTCCTTCCACCAAGCTATACGGCCAGAAGACACTAGGATCATTACTTCCCTGCACCAGAAATTTAACTAACTCAATTAACTTTCTCTGCCGGCCAACAACAGATTCTAAGATGTAAAGGAGATGGGATTCCATCTCCGGGATTCCTAACTCGGAACGCGGGCGCTAAACAGCTGCGGGGTTTAAGGCCAACCAAGTGCACCGGCTTGCGGGCCAAGGACACTCGCCCTTATTAAGAGACCCGGAGGTGGGGGGCGGATCCCCGGCTTTGCAAAAATCCAAAACTGCGgggcgggtgggggtggtggtggagaaaAAGCAGAGGTGGGCCCCCACCCCGGTACGCGTGCCGGGGCCTCTCCCCACAGGACGCTGGCAAACTCGGGGCTGCTCCAACCAGACTGCCGCCTTGGGGGCGAGGGGCACCCGCGGGCGGAGAGGGGCACCGCGCCTGCGCGGGGAAGGGGCGTCCTGCCCCGACTCACCTCCTGGTCCTCGTTGGCACCCATCGCCCCGGTCACGGGATGCACGGCGTTTCGTGACAACGAAAAGGAAGCAAGGGCCGTGGCCCCGAGGCCGGGCCGCTCCCTCTCCGGCGCCCTGGGCTGCTGAGACACACACTTCGCGCGGCAGAAGAGTCGCGCGTCCCCGATGCCCGGGCTGAGCGAAGAAGTCGGGCCGCTGACTGCGGACGAGAGGCCGCGGCAGCCGGGGCGCCGGGAGGCTTGGAGGAGCGGCGGCGGGGCGGTGACCGCAAAAGC from Ovis canadensis isolate MfBH-ARS-UI-01 breed Bighorn chromosome 26, ARS-UI_OviCan_v2, whole genome shotgun sequence encodes:
- the RWDD4 gene encoding RWD domain-containing protein 4 isoform X4; amino-acid sequence: MGANEDQEMELEALRSIYEGDESFRELSPVSFQYRIGENGDPKAFLIEISWTETYPQTPPIISMNAFFNNTISSDVKQSILAKLQEAVEVHLGTAMTYTLFEYAKDNKEQFMENHHPVHSATSISNIISVETPNTAPSSKKKDKKEQLSKAQKRKLADKTDHKGELPRGWNWVDVVKVFEQNWL
- the RWDD4 gene encoding RWD domain-containing protein 4 isoform X3; the protein is MGANEDQEMELEALRSIYEGDESFRELSPVSFQYRIGENGDPKAFLIEISWTETYPQTPPIISMNAFFNNTISSDVKQSILAKLQEAVEVHLGTAMTYTLFEYAKDNKEQFMENHHPVHSATSISNIISVETPNTAPSSKKKDKKEQLSKAQKRKLADKTDHKGELPRGWNWVDVVKHLSKTGSKDDE
- the RWDD4 gene encoding RWD domain-containing protein 4 isoform X1, coding for MGANEDQEMELEALRSIYEGDESFRELSPVSFQYRIGENGDPKAFLIEISWTETYPQTPPIISMNAFFNNTISSDVKQSILAKLQEAVEVHLGTAMTYTLFEYAKDNKEQFMENHHPVHSATSISNIISVETPNTAPSSKKKDKKEQLSKAQKRKLADKTDHKGELPRGWNWVDVVKVCNILLSSSKDCYSYCCQVMKFTSSIFSPINLCIGPGMSVFPF
- the RWDD4 gene encoding RWD domain-containing protein 4 isoform X2 produces the protein MGANEDQEMELEALRSIYEGDESFRELSPVSFQYRIGENGDPKAFLIEISWTETYPQTPPIISMNAFFNNTISSDVKQSILAKLQEAVEVHLGTAMTYTLFEYAKDNKEQFMENHHPVHSATSISNIISVETPNTAPSSKKKDKKEQLSKAQKRKLADKTDHKGELPRGWNWVDVVKHVSIFEISFTFFSSLAPQF